GCCCTCGATGAGGGCGAAGGCGCCCACGGGGTACCCGACGCCCTCGAGCGCCTCGACGACGAGCGCCGCCGTCGCGCGGGACAGCCCGGGGTGCCCGGGGTGCGCCTTGACGACGACGGGGCAGCCGGCCGCGAACGCCGAGGCCGAGTCGCCGCCGAAGACGCTGAAGGCGAAGGGGAAGTTGCTGGCGGCGAAGACCAGGACGGGCCCGATCGGGACGACGGTGCGGCGGATGTCCGGGCGCGGGCCCATGCCCCAGTCCGGGTCGGCGTGCTCGACGGTGGCCGGCACGAGCGAGCCGTCGCGCAGGCCCTGCGCGAACAGACGGGCCTGGAAGACGGTGCGGGTCAGCTCGCCGTTCAGGCGCGCGTCGGGCAGGTGCGTCTCGGCGGCGGCGAGCGCCACGAGGTCGGCGCGGGCGTCCTCGAGGGCCTGCGCGACCGCGTCGAGGGCGTCGGCCCGGTCGGCGGGGGAGGTGCGGGCCAGGGGGCGCCGGGCGGCGTCGGCGGCGGCGAGGACGGACTCGAGGTCAGCAGCGGTGGTGTCCATGGTGCTGGACATCGTCCACCTCCGCGGCAGGTGGCGCGAGCGGGTGTGACGGGCGTCTCCACACCTGCCCGACGCGTGCCCGGGGCCCGGGTCTACTGTCGAGACGCCCGGTGCCGGCCGACGAGGACGCCCGCCCAGTGACCCTGGGACGAGCGCCCACCCGGCACGAGAAGTCACTTCCGACCGAGGACGAGGAAGACGAGGAACACTGGTGGACCTCTTCGAGTACCAGGCGCGCGACCTGTTCGCCGCGCACGGCGTACCCGTGCTGGACGGCCGCGTCGCGACCACCCCCGAGGAGGCCCAGGCGGCCGCCGAGGCCCTGGGTGGCGGGACCGTCGTCGTCAAGGCGCAGGTCAAGGTGGGTGGCCGCGGCAAGGCCGGCGGCGTCAAGCTCGCCCACAGCCCCGCGGAGGCGGCCGAGAGGGCCGGCGAGATCCTGGGCATGGACATCAAGGGACACACCGTCCACCAGGTCATGGTCGCCGAGGGTGCGAAGATCGCCGAGGAGTTCTACTTCTCGGTCCTGCTCGACCGCTCCAACCGCACCTACCTGGCGATGGCCAGCGTCGAGGGCGGCATGGAGATCGAGCAGCTCGCCGTCGAGCGCCCCGAGGCCCTGGCCCGCGTCCCCGTCGACGCCCTCACCGGCATCGACGCCGCGAAGGCCGCCGAGATCGCCGAGGCCGCGGGCTTCTCCGACGAGCTGAAGGCCCAGGTCACCGACGTCTTCCAGAAGCTGTGGACCGTGTTCACCGCCGAGGACGCGACCCTCGTCGAGGTCAACCCGCTGGTGCGCACCGAGTCCGGTGAGGTCGTCGCCCTCGACGGCAAGGTCACCCTCGACGAGAACGCCGAGTTCCGCCACGCCGGGCACGCCGACCTCGCCGACGCCGCCGCGGCCGACCCGCTGGAGGCCAAGGCCAAGGCCCTGAACCTCAACTACGTCAAGCTCGACGGCCAGGTCGGCATCATCGGCAACGGCGCCGGGCTGGTCATGTCGACCCTCGACGTCGTCGCGTACGCCGGTGAGAAGCACGGCGGCACCAAGCCGGCGAACTTCCTCGACATCGGCGGCGGCGCGTCCGCGCAGGTCATGGCCAACGGCCTCGACGTCATCCTCAACGACCCGCAGGTCGAGAGCGTGTTCGTCAACGTCTTCGGCGGCATCACCGCCTGCGACGAGGTCGCCAAGGGCATCGTGTCCGCGCTGGGCATCCTGGGCGACGAGGCCACCAAGCCCCTCGTCGTCCGCCTCGACGGCAACAACGTCGAGGAGGGGCGCCGCATCCTCGCCGAGGCGAACCACCCGCTCGTCACGGTCGTGGACACCATGGACGGCGCGGCCGACAAGGCCGCCGAACTGGCGAACGTGGGGAACTGAACGATGTCGATCTTCATCAACTCCGACTCCAAGGTCCTCGTCCAGGGCATGACGGGTTCCGAGGGCCGCAAGCACACCCAGCGCATGCTGGCCTCGGGCACGAAGGTCGTCGGCGGCGTCACGCCCGGCAAGGGCGGGCAGTCGGTCGACTTCACCGGCGCCGACGGCCAGCCCGTCGCCGTCCCGGTGTTCTCCTCCGTCGGTGAGGCCCGCGAGGCCACCGGCGCCGACGTCTCCGTGATCTTCGTCCCGGCGAAGTTCACCAAGGGCGCGGTCGTGGAGGCCATCGAGGCCGAGACCCCGCTCGTCGTCGTCATCACCGAGGGCGTCCCGGTCCACGACTCGGCCGAGTTCTACGCCCTCGCCGCGAAGTCGGGCACCACGCAGCTCATCGGCCCGAACTGCCCCGGCCTCATCAGCCCCGGTCAGTCCAACGTCGGGATCATCCCGGCCGACATCACGAAGTCCGGCCGCATCGGCCTGGTCTCGAAGTCGGGGACGCTGACCTACCAGATGATGTACGAGCTGCGGGACATCGGCTTCTCCTCGGCCGTCGGCATCGGCGGGGACCCGGTCATCGGGACCACGCACATCGACGCCCTGCAGGCGTTCCAGGACGACCCCGACACCGACGTCATCGTCATGATCGGTGAGATCGGCGGCGACGCCGAGGAACGCGCCGCGAAGTTCATCGAGGCCAACGTGACCAAGCCCGTCGTCGGCTACGTCGCCGGGTTCACCGCCCCCGAGGGCAAGACCATGGGCCACGCCGGCGCCATCGTCTCCGGCTCCGCGGGCACCGCGCAGGCCAAGAAGGACGCCCTCGAAGCGGCCGGGGTCAAGGTCGGCAAGACGCCGTCGGAGACCGCGAAGCTGGCCCGGGAGATCTTCCAGGCCCTCTGACCGGCCCTCCGGGCCACCGCCCGCAGCCCCCGTCGACCCGTCGGCGGGGGCTGCGCGGCTGTCACCACCGGTGGACCTGCTGTGAGGCCGGGGCCGCCGATCGGTGACCCGTGCTGCCCCGCCCGGGTGGTGAGCGCGCCGTGCGGCCCGGCCCCGCCCCCGCTCCGGGGATCCTTCGACGGTGACCGACCTGCGCCTGGACACGACCGTCCTGCTCGCCGCGTCCCGCCGGCTCGCCGCCGTCGCGGACGCGCTGGCCCCCTGCACCGACCCGGTCGTGACGGCCGCCTCCGCGACGCCCTCACCCGTGCTCGCCGAGGCCCTGCGGTCCTTCGCCGACGACTCCACCCGCCACCGGCGGCTGCTCGCCGACGACGCTCGGACCCTGGGGCGGCAGCTGGGCGACAGCGCCGCCGCCCTCGACCAGGTCGAGGCCGGGCTCGCCGGTGCGGTGTCGGGCGACGCCGGGGCGACGCCGTGAGCGCACGTCCGTCCGACTGGTCCCCGCTCGCGCACGCCGACCCGCTGCCCGGCGACCCCGCCGCCGTGTCCGGCGCCGCCCGCGACCTCGGCCGCGTCGCCGGGCTGCTGCGCACCCAGGTCGGCGCCCTGGCCGCCGTCGCCTCCTCCGACGGCGAGGGGGAGGTCGCGGACCGGCTGCGCGAGAGCGCGGGCGACCTGTCCGGGCGGCTCTCGGCCGCCGTCGGCCGCTACGAGCGGGCCGCCGCGGCGCTGGGGGCCTACTGGCCCGAGCTCGAGCACGCCCAGGCGGACAGCCTCGGGGCGCTGCACGACGCGATCGACGCCGAGCACCGGGCGCAGCAGGCCGGGCACCTGCTGTCCGCCACGGGGGTCGCCGCCCCCGCCCCCGCGGCCGGTGCCGACCCGGCCGTCGTCGCCGCCCACGACCGCGCCGAGGCGCAGCGCGCGAGCAGCCACGCCGCCGCCCGGCGCGACGCCGACGCCGCCGCGGACGACCTCGCCCGGGCCCGGCGCCGCCTCGCCCTGGCCGAGGACGACCACACCCGCGCCGCGGCGACCGCCGCCGGCCGGATCACCGCGGCCGCCGACGACGACCTGCAGGACAGTCCCTGGGACGAGGCGAAGGAGTTCGTCCACGACCACGCCGACGTCATCGGGCAGGTCGCCGACGTCGCGGCCACCGTCGCGAGCGTCATGGGCGTGCTGGCCCTGGCCGTCGGCTGGATCCCCCTCGTCGGGCAGTTCGCCGCCGCCCTGGCGGGGGCGATCGCGACGGTCGCCGGCGTCGTCGCGCTCCTCGGGCACCTCGCGCTGGCGCTGTCCGGGGACCGGAGCTGGACCGAGGCCGGCCTCGACGCCGTCGGCCTGCTCACCGCCGGCGTCGGCCGGGCCGCCGGGTCCGTGCTCAAGGCCGGCGGGAAGGCGCTGCAGGCCAACGCGGGAGCACTGCGTTCGCTCGCCACCGAGGCCGGGGAGGCCGGCGGGAAGGCCCTGGAGGGCAGGCTCTCCGTGGCCACCGTCAAGCAGCTCGCCGACGGGCCGCTGCTGCCGGCCACGCGCAAGGAGCTCGCCGCCGCGTTCGGCGTCAGCGGCAAGACGGTCGTCCGCGCGGCGACGCGGGCCCGCGCGGGAGCCGGTGGGATCCGGGCCGCCGCCGAGGAGCTCGCCCGCACCACCCTGCCCGTGAGCCTGCGCACGACGCTGGTCGGCGACTTCACCAAGGTCGCCGACACCGCGAGGAAGCTCGCCGCGGTCGAGGGCGGCGTGCCGGCCGCCGTCCGCGCCGCGCTCGAGACCGACGGTCTCGGCTCCACCCTCGCCCACCACGTGACCGGCATCGACGCCGGCGTCCACCGGGCCGACCTCGCCGCGGCCGGGCTCACCCGGGACGGGGCGGCCGTGGCCCGCACGATCGCCGCCGCCGCCGTCGTCCGCGGCGCCGTCGGCATCTCCTCCGCGGCGGACAAGGTCAGCACCGTCGGGCACGACTGGCTCGGCCTGCCCGTGGAGGGCGTCGGCGCCTGGACCCCCAAGGGAGCCGTCAAGCACCTCGCCGGAGCCGCCTCGTGACCGTCCCCACGACCGTCCCCACGGGGTACCGCCTCGTCACGCCCGCCGCGTGGGACCGCGTCGACCTCACCCGCGCCCACCGCGCGGACACCGCGGCCCGGCTCGTCGCCCGCCAGTTCCGGGGCCTGGACGACCAGCCGGCCGCCCGCGCCCGCGCGACCCGGCTGCTGCAGACCGAGGTCGAGCGCGCCCACGGGATCGGCGGCCTCGAACTGCACCTGTCGGTCCTGCCCGTCCTCGGCACGGTCGTGCCCGCCTCGTGCTGGTCCACGTCCTGCCCGGCGGGTGGGCACCCGCCGAGCTCGCCCGCCTCCTCGCCGTCCCCGGGGCCGAGGTGGGGGTCCGCGACCTGCCCGCCGGGCAGGCGGTGCGGCGCGTGCGCCGCCACGCGCTGAGCGCCGGGGAGGACCGCCTGCCGGTCGTCGCGGTGGAGCACTTCGTCCCCGTCCCCGGGGTGGCCCCGACGTTCCTCGTCGTGTCCGGGCACACCCTCGACGGCCCGCTGGAGGCGGCCGTCGTGGAGCTGTTCGACACCGTCGTGGCGACCCTGCGCTGGACCGGGGGGACGCGGTGACCGGGGCGGTGGCCGACGAGGTCGTGGTGGAGGTGGACGCCCCCGACGGCTGGGTCCTGCTGCCCCTGGACCCCGGCGTCGACGCCCTCGCGTGGGCGCTGTCCGCGCACCGCGTGCTGGGCGGCACCCTCCCGCCGGAGCCGGCCCGGGCCGTGGCCGCCGTCCTGGCCGAGCACGTGCTCCTGGCCCGCCGCGACCTCGACGCCGACCTCGACCTGGCGCTCGTGCTCGTCGCGGACCCCGACGCCCCCGCGCTCGTGGCCGCGGACGTCAGGGCGGGGCTGGACGACGGCTTCGTCGCGGCGGGCGAGGAGGCCTTCGCGCACCCCGGCCGGGTGCCCGCCGGGCTGACCTGCCTCGACGCCGAGGCGTCCGACGTCGACCTGCCCGCCGGCCCCGCCCGCCGGGTCCGGCTGGTCGTCGCCGAGGACGCCCCCGGCGGGCGGGTCGCCGAGAGCCTGAACCTCCTCGTGCGGCCCGCGGCGGGCGGGCGTCTCGTCCTGCGGGCGCGCTGGGAGGCGCTGGGCCGCTCGGCGGAGCTGGCCGGCGCCGTCGACGCGCTCGCCCGGACCCTGGCCGTTCACCCGTCCGGGGCGCCGCGCCCCGCCAACGCCCCGCGCGGACCGGTCGTGCCCCACCATGGGTGCTGACGTGGAACACCTGGGAGCACCCACCTGGACGGCCGGCCCGCCGCTGCCCGTCGTCCCCGGCGACGTCGAGATCGCCCCGGCGAACGGCCCCTCGCCCTGGACGTGGGTCGGGGCCCGCGTCCGGGCCCGCGTGCGCGGGGGCGCCCTCGTCGTGTCCGGCCCGCGCGGTCAGCTCGACCGCGTCGAGCTCGGGGGCGGGCGGACCACGCAGGCGTGGCTCGTCGACGCCCGCGACCTGCCGGCCGCCGTGCGCCGCGACCTCGGGGTCGACTGGGCCGCCGTCCTGCTCGCCGGCCCCGACGGGGTCCACCGCGTCGTCGACCTCGACGTGTGGGGGCGGCTGCGCGAGCGCGAGGTGCAGGGCGACTCCCGCGCGGAGGGCGTCGACACCTTCTACACCGACCAGGACGGCGCCGTCGGCCTGGCCGACCCCTTCGACGTCGACCTGCGCACCCCGCAGGAGGCGGCCGCCCCGTGGGCGAGCGCCCTGGCGGCCGCCGGGCTGCGGCTGCGCCCGCTGGAGCTCGCGCCCGGGGACGTGTCCCTGGCCGCGGCCGGGCACCCCTCGATCGCGGGCGTCGCCCGGCTGCGGACCCCGCAGGCCCGGGACACCGCCTCGCGGGCCGTGGCGATCACGACCCTGCTCGTCGTCT
This portion of the Kineococcus rhizosphaerae genome encodes:
- the sucC gene encoding ADP-forming succinate--CoA ligase subunit beta, with amino-acid sequence MDLFEYQARDLFAAHGVPVLDGRVATTPEEAQAAAEALGGGTVVVKAQVKVGGRGKAGGVKLAHSPAEAAERAGEILGMDIKGHTVHQVMVAEGAKIAEEFYFSVLLDRSNRTYLAMASVEGGMEIEQLAVERPEALARVPVDALTGIDAAKAAEIAEAAGFSDELKAQVTDVFQKLWTVFTAEDATLVEVNPLVRTESGEVVALDGKVTLDENAEFRHAGHADLADAAAADPLEAKAKALNLNYVKLDGQVGIIGNGAGLVMSTLDVVAYAGEKHGGTKPANFLDIGGGASAQVMANGLDVILNDPQVESVFVNVFGGITACDEVAKGIVSALGILGDEATKPLVVRLDGNNVEEGRRILAEANHPLVTVVDTMDGAADKAAELANVGN
- the sucD gene encoding succinate--CoA ligase subunit alpha, with product MSIFINSDSKVLVQGMTGSEGRKHTQRMLASGTKVVGGVTPGKGGQSVDFTGADGQPVAVPVFSSVGEAREATGADVSVIFVPAKFTKGAVVEAIEAETPLVVVITEGVPVHDSAEFYALAAKSGTTQLIGPNCPGLISPGQSNVGIIPADITKSGRIGLVSKSGTLTYQMMYELRDIGFSSAVGIGGDPVIGTTHIDALQAFQDDPDTDVIVMIGEIGGDAEERAAKFIEANVTKPVVGYVAGFTAPEGKTMGHAGAIVSGSAGTAQAKKDALEAAGVKVGKTPSETAKLAREIFQAL